Proteins encoded by one window of Superficieibacter sp. HKU1:
- a CDS encoding PTS fructose transporter subunit IIC — protein sequence MAKFQGGGGKLSAGAEVKNAIMTGVSWMLPFVIAGAVIMGIARIGASMYGIDNIWDASHEQAASLVVQVLHRFDGFGGLALSLMLPVVAGYISFALANKPGIAPGMVGGLLASSLGTGFLGALAAGFVAGYIVRALTTYIKLPKALASAGPIFILPVGGTLLTCIVMAFVIGTPLAALNHGMEHWLLSMSGTNKVLLAAVIGGMVGFDLGGPVNKAAVTTAMALLASGIYDPNTAAQVAIIVPPIGLGVATLLWAKRFPESLREAGKASTLMGLIGVSEGAIPFALSNPKIIVVNMIGSAIGASMAVGLGAVNQAPISGFYGWLAVENWPIYVLSIACGSAIIACGSLLVFRNAPGEAIKTEMTAPKFKASR from the coding sequence ATGGCTAAGTTTCAGGGAGGAGGCGGCAAGCTTTCAGCGGGCGCGGAAGTGAAAAATGCCATTATGACCGGCGTGTCGTGGATGCTTCCTTTTGTCATTGCCGGGGCGGTCATTATGGGGATCGCGCGTATTGGCGCATCGATGTACGGCATTGATAATATCTGGGATGCCAGCCATGAACAGGCTGCCAGCCTGGTCGTACAGGTACTGCATCGCTTCGATGGTTTCGGCGGGCTGGCGCTGTCGTTAATGCTGCCGGTAGTGGCAGGTTATATCAGTTTTGCTCTTGCCAATAAGCCGGGCATCGCGCCGGGGATGGTGGGCGGGTTACTGGCGAGCAGTCTGGGTACTGGCTTTCTGGGAGCGCTGGCCGCCGGGTTCGTTGCGGGATATATCGTCCGGGCGCTCACCACATATATCAAATTACCTAAAGCACTGGCCTCTGCCGGGCCAATTTTTATCCTGCCGGTCGGCGGGACGTTGCTGACCTGCATTGTGATGGCGTTTGTTATTGGCACGCCGCTGGCGGCGCTTAATCACGGTATGGAGCATTGGCTGCTGTCGATGTCCGGTACCAATAAAGTGCTGCTGGCCGCGGTAATTGGCGGCATGGTGGGCTTTGACCTCGGCGGTCCGGTGAACAAGGCGGCGGTCACCACCGCGATGGCGCTCCTGGCTTCCGGAATTTACGATCCCAATACCGCTGCGCAGGTTGCTATTATCGTACCGCCTATCGGCCTGGGCGTTGCCACGCTGCTGTGGGCAAAACGCTTCCCGGAATCGCTGCGTGAAGCGGGCAAGGCGTCCACGCTGATGGGGCTGATTGGCGTCTCGGAAGGGGCCATTCCTTTCGCGCTGTCCAATCCTAAAATCATTGTGGTGAACATGATCGGCTCTGCGATCGGCGCGTCAATGGCGGTAGGACTGGGTGCGGTGAACCAGGCGCCTATTTCCGGGTTTTACGGCTGGCTGGCGGTGGAGAACTGGCCGATATATGTTCTCTCCATCGCCTGCGGCTCCGCGATTATCGCCTGTGGATCGCTGCTGGTATTTCGCAATGCACCGGGCGAAGCCATTAAAACAGAAATGACGGCACCTAAATTTAAAGCCAGTCGTTAA
- a CDS encoding PTS fructose transporter subunit IIB, whose product MFIVCVAACPTGVAHTYMAAEALEITGKKRGHEVKVETQGSMGAENEILDEDLARADAVIIAADVAISGKERFAGLVKLECSVSDPIKFGDAVFEAVEQEVAHG is encoded by the coding sequence ATGTTTATTGTTTGTGTTGCTGCTTGTCCGACCGGTGTTGCCCATACTTACATGGCTGCGGAAGCGCTTGAAATAACGGGGAAAAAGCGGGGTCACGAGGTTAAAGTTGAAACCCAGGGCAGCATGGGAGCGGAGAATGAGATCCTTGACGAGGATCTGGCGCGGGCCGATGCGGTGATTATTGCCGCCGATGTCGCCATCAGCGGTAAAGAACGTTTTGCAGGGCTGGTTAAGCTGGAGTGCAGCGTCTCCGATCCGATTAAATTTGGGGATGCGGTCTTTGAGGCCGTTGAACAGGAGGTTGCGCATGGCTAA